Below is a window of Streptomyces sp. ITFR-16 DNA.
TCTGCCGTTTCGCGCCCGCGCCCGGCGGCCGTTGTGGGAACACACGAACGGACGCACGGAGACTCTGTACGGGAGCATCTACGCGCGTAGGGAATCAGCGGTTACGCTCATCCGCGTGAACGCATCAGTTATTCCGGACCACATCCAGGGCGACCCGCACGCCGCCGCCGCCGACGCCGCCGCCCGCCTGCGCGAGCTGACCGGTGCCGAGACCCACGACGTCGCCCTCGTGATGGGCTCCGGCTGGGCGCCCGCCGGCGATGCGCTCGGCACTCCGGAGGCCGAGTTCCCGGTGACCGACCTGCCGGGCTTCCCCGCCCCCGCCGTCGAGGGCCACGGCGGCACGATCCGCTCGTACCGCATCGGCGAGAAGCGCGCCCTGGTCTTCCTGGGCCGTACGCACTTCTACGAGGGCCGCGGCGTGGCCGCCGTGGCGCACGGGGTGCGTACCGCCGCCGCCGCGGGCTGCAAGACCGTCATCCTGACGAACGGCTGCGGCGGTCTGCGCGAGGGCATGCGCCCCGGTCAGCCGGTCCTGATCAGCGACCACATCAACCTCACGGCGGCGTCGCCGATCATCGGCGCCAACTTCGTCGACCTCACCGACCTGTACTCGCCGCGGCTGCGCGCACTGTGCAAGGAGATCGACGAGACCCTCGAAGAGGGGGTGTACGTGCAGTTCCCCGGCCCGCACTACGAGACGCCGGCCGAGATCAACATGGTCCGTGTGATGGGCGGCGACCTGGTCGGCATGTCCACCGTGCTGGAGGCGATCGCGGCGCGCGAGGCGGGCGCCGAGGTGCTGGGCCTGTCCCTGGTGACGAACCTGGCGGCGGGGCTGAGCGGGGAGCCGCTGAACCACGAAGAGGTGTTGCAGGCGGGGCGGGACTCGGCGACGCGGATGGGCGCGCTGCTGGCCCGCGTCCTGGAACGCATCTGACGGCCCCTCCCCCGGGGCTCCGCCCCGGGGCCTGCCCCGTACCACCACCACACCCCCGGAAAGGCGGACACCGTGACGACGCAGGAGCTCATCGGCCGGGCCAGGACCTGGCTCGCGGAGGATCCGGACCCCGAGACCCGTGAAGAGCTGGCCAAGCTCATCGAGTCCGAGGACCTCGACGAGCTCGCCGCCCGCTTCGCCGGCACGCTCCAGTTCGGCACCGCCGGACTCCGCGGCGAGATCGGCGCGGGACCGATGCGCATGAACCGCGCCGTCGTCATCCGCGCCGCCGCCGGGCTCGCCGCGTACCTCAAGGACCAGGGCCGGGCGGGCGGCCTCGTCGTCATCGGGTACGACGCCCGCTACAAGTCCACCGACTTCGCCCGGGACACGGCGGCCGTGATGACCGGCGCCGGCCTCCGGGCGGCGGTACTCCCCCGCCCGCTCCCCACGCCCGTACTCGCCTACGCCATACGGCATCTGGGAGCCGTCGCCGGCGTCGAGGTCACCGCCAGCCACAACCCGCCGCGCGACAACGGCTACAAGGTCTACCTCGGCGACGGCTCGCAGATCGTGCCGCCGGCGGACGGCGAGATCGCCGCCGCCATCGACGCGGTCGGCCCGCTGGAGAGCGTGCCCCGTCCCGAGGACGGCTGGGAGACCCTCGGCGACGAGGTGCTGGACGCCTATCTGGCGCGTACGGACGCCGTGCTGGACGCGGACTCGCCGCGTACCGCCCGCGTCGCGTACACGGCGATGCACGGCGTCGGCACGTCCGTGCTGACCGCCGCCTTCGAGCGGGCGGGCTTCCCCGCCCCGGTCCTGGTCGCCGAGCAGGCCGAGCCGGACCCCGCGTTCCCCACCGTGGCCTTCCCCAATCCGGAGGAGCCCGGCGCGATGGATCTCGCGTTCGCCACCGCGCGCCGTACGGACCCCGACATCGTCATCGCCAACGACCCGGACGCCGACCGCTGTGCCGTCGCCGTCCCGGACCCGGCGGCCGACGGCGGCTGGCGGATGCTGCGCGGGGACGAGGTCGGCGCGCTGCTCGCCGCCCACCTCGTGCGCCGGGGCGCCACCGGCGTGTTCGCCGAGTCGATCGTCTCGTCCTCGCTCCTGGGCCGGATCGCCGAGAAGGCGGGCCTCGGCCACGAGGAGACGCTGACCGGCTTCAAGTGGATCGCCCGTGTCGAGGGACTGCGCTACGGCTACGAGGAGGCGCTCGGCTACTGCGTGGACCCGGACGGCGTCCGCGACAAGGACGGCATCACGGCGGCCCTGCTGGTCGCCGAGCTCGCCTCCGTGCTCAAGGAGCAGGGCCGCACCCTCCTGGACCTGCTGGACGACCTCGCCCTGGCCCACGGCCTGCACGCCACCGACCAGCTGTCGGTGCGGGTCGAGGATCTGTCCGTCATCGCGGACGCCATGCGCCGCCTGCGTGAGCGGCCCCCGGCCGAGCTGGCCGGGCTGGCCGTCACCTCGGCCGAGGACCTGTCGCGCGGCAGCGCGCTGCTGCCGCCCACCGACGGACTGCGCTACCGGCTGGACGGCGCCCGGGTGATCGTCCGCCCGAGCGGCACCGAGCCGAAGCTCAAGTGCTATCTGGAGGTCGTGGTGCCGGTCGCCTCGGCGGACGGGCTGCCCGCGGCGCGTGCGAGGGGCGCGGAGCTCCTGGCCGGCATCAAGCGCGACCTCGCGGCCGCGGCAGGCATCTGACGGCCGCCGGACACCGGTGAACGGGGCGGGCGGGCGGCAGGAGGCCCGTCCGTCCCGGCGTCCTCAGCCCAGCGCGCCCAGGACGATCAGCAGCACCGCGCCCACCACGGCCGGCGCGATGACCTCGTACGCCCAGCGCACCGACGTCACGGGATCGCCCTCGACCGGCTTGTCGCCCGCGCGCTCGGACAGCTCCCGCAGGTCCACCACGGCCTGGTCGGCAGCGGCCACCCGCGCCTTGGTGTCGCGGACGTCGGCGGTCACGGACGTCCTGCGGTAGGGGTCGTCCATCGACTGCCGGGACTGCTGGCGCGCGACCTTCTTGCGCTGGCGCAGCGACACCGGGACGGCCCAGAGCTGGTACTTCGTCCCGTCCTGGGTGAACAGCTCGCTGGAGTACCCGGCGCGCACGTCGGCGACCTCGGTCCACGGCAGCGTGATCGTCCGGAACGGGTTGCGGATCCTGATGCGCCGCTCGCCCGCGAACACCACGGGGCGCAGGGTGAAGGCGACCACCAGCGGGATCACGGTCAGCAGCCCGGCCAGCGCGAGCCACGGCACCCGGCCCTCGCCCCGGAAGGCGGCGTCCCCGCCGATCCAGCAGATGAGCAGGAGCAGCAGGGCGCCCCCGACCAGCCCGGCGGGCGACCGGAAGGTCCGGTCGGCGTAGGTGGGCTCGGAGGGGGGCGTGGGGCTCGTCATGAGCCCGATTCTGCCTGACGTGTGCCGGGGAGGGGCGGCGGGCCTCCCGGCGTCGCGCGATGTGCGGCTGACCTGGGCCCCTGTACAGGCCGCTACGCGCGTAGATATGCTCCCCTGGTGACCATGCCCACCACTGCCCCCGCATTCGCCGACGCGACGGCGTCCGAGACTGCGCTGCGCCGCTTCCTGCACGGGCTGCCCGGCGTCGACGCCGTCGGCCTCGAAGCGCGCGCCGCCTCGCTCGGAACCCGTTCGATCAAGACGACGGCCAAGGCGTACGCCATCGACCTGGCCATTTCGATGATCGACCTGACGACGCTGGAAGGCGCGGACACCCCGGGCAAGGTCCGGGCTCTCGCCGCCAAGGCCGTCAACCCCGATCCCACCGACCGCACGACCCCGCGCACCGCGGCCGTCTGCGTCTATCCCGACATGGCGGCGACCGCCGTCGCCGCCCTGGCCGGTTCCGGCGTGAAGGTGGCGTCCGTCGCGACGGCCTTCCCCGCCGGGCGCGCCGCGCTCGACGTGAAGCTCGCGGACGTCCGTGACGCCGTGGCCGCCGGTGCCGACGAGATCGACATGGTGATCGACCGGGGCGCCTTCCTCTCCGGCCGCTATCTGAAGGTGTACGAGGAGATCCTCGCCGTGAAGGCGGAGTGCGGGACCGCCCGCCTCAAGGTGATCTTCGAGACCGGCGAGCTGTCCACGTACGACAACATCCGGCGGGCCTCCTGGCTCGGGATGCTGGCCGGGGCGGACTTCATCAAGACGTCGACCGGCAAGGTCGGGACGAACGCCACGCCCGCGAACACCCTGCTGATGCTGGAGGCGGTGCGCGACTTCCGTGCGCAGACCGGTGTCCAGATCGGCGTGAAGCCGGCCGGCGGCATCCGCACCTCCAAGGACGCGCTCAAGTTCCTGGTCCTGGTCAACGAGACGGCGGGCGAGGACTGGCTGGACAACCACTGGTTCCGCTTCGGCGCCTCCAGCCTGCTGAACGACCTGCTGATGCAGCGCCAGAAGCTCAGCACCGGCCGTTACTCCGGCCCCGATTACGTGACGGTGGACTGATCCCCATGGCATCTGCATTCGAGTACGCACCCGCTCCCGAGTCGCGGTCGGTCGTCGACATCGCGCCCTCGTACGGCCTGTTCATCGACGGTGAGTTCACCGACGCGGCCGACGGCCAGGTCTTCAAGACGGTCTCGCCGAGCAGCGAGGAGGTGCTGTCCGAGGTCGCCCGGGCCGGCGCCGAGGACGTGGACCGGGCCGTGAAGGCCGCCCGCCGGGCGTTCGAGAAGTGGTCGGCGCTGCCCGGCTCCGAGCGCGCCAAGTACCTCTTCCGGATCGCCCGGATCATCCAGGAGCGCAGCCGCGAACTGGCCGTCCTGGAGACCCTGGACAACGGCAAGCCGATCAAGGAGACCCGCGACGCGGACCTCCCGCTGGTCGCCGCGCACTTCTTCTACTACGCGGGCTGGGCCGACAAGCTCGACCACGCGGGCTACGGCGCGAACCCGCGCCCGCTGGGCGTGGCCGGCCAGGTCATCCCGTGGAACTTCCCGCTCCTGATGCTCGCGTGGAAGATCGCCCCGGCGCTCGCCACCGGCAACACGGTGGTGCTCAAGCCCGCCGAGACGACCCCGCTGTCCGCGCTGTTCTTCGCGGACA
It encodes the following:
- a CDS encoding phospho-sugar mutase; translation: MTTQELIGRARTWLAEDPDPETREELAKLIESEDLDELAARFAGTLQFGTAGLRGEIGAGPMRMNRAVVIRAAAGLAAYLKDQGRAGGLVVIGYDARYKSTDFARDTAAVMTGAGLRAAVLPRPLPTPVLAYAIRHLGAVAGVEVTASHNPPRDNGYKVYLGDGSQIVPPADGEIAAAIDAVGPLESVPRPEDGWETLGDEVLDAYLARTDAVLDADSPRTARVAYTAMHGVGTSVLTAAFERAGFPAPVLVAEQAEPDPAFPTVAFPNPEEPGAMDLAFATARRTDPDIVIANDPDADRCAVAVPDPAADGGWRMLRGDEVGALLAAHLVRRGATGVFAESIVSSSLLGRIAEKAGLGHEETLTGFKWIARVEGLRYGYEEALGYCVDPDGVRDKDGITAALLVAELASVLKEQGRTLLDLLDDLALAHGLHATDQLSVRVEDLSVIADAMRRLRERPPAELAGLAVTSAEDLSRGSALLPPTDGLRYRLDGARVIVRPSGTEPKLKCYLEVVVPVASADGLPAARARGAELLAGIKRDLAAAAGI
- a CDS encoding purine-nucleoside phosphorylase, encoding MNASVIPDHIQGDPHAAAADAAARLRELTGAETHDVALVMGSGWAPAGDALGTPEAEFPVTDLPGFPAPAVEGHGGTIRSYRIGEKRALVFLGRTHFYEGRGVAAVAHGVRTAAAAGCKTVILTNGCGGLREGMRPGQPVLISDHINLTAASPIIGANFVDLTDLYSPRLRALCKEIDETLEEGVYVQFPGPHYETPAEINMVRVMGGDLVGMSTVLEAIAAREAGAEVLGLSLVTNLAAGLSGEPLNHEEVLQAGRDSATRMGALLARVLERI
- a CDS encoding PH domain-containing protein, yielding MTSPTPPSEPTYADRTFRSPAGLVGGALLLLLICWIGGDAAFRGEGRVPWLALAGLLTVIPLVVAFTLRPVVFAGERRIRIRNPFRTITLPWTEVADVRAGYSSELFTQDGTKYQLWAVPVSLRQRKKVARQQSRQSMDDPYRRTSVTADVRDTKARVAAADQAVVDLRELSERAGDKPVEGDPVTSVRWAYEVIAPAVVGAVLLIVLGALG
- the deoC gene encoding deoxyribose-phosphate aldolase, producing the protein MPTTAPAFADATASETALRRFLHGLPGVDAVGLEARAASLGTRSIKTTAKAYAIDLAISMIDLTTLEGADTPGKVRALAAKAVNPDPTDRTTPRTAAVCVYPDMAATAVAALAGSGVKVASVATAFPAGRAALDVKLADVRDAVAAGADEIDMVIDRGAFLSGRYLKVYEEILAVKAECGTARLKVIFETGELSTYDNIRRASWLGMLAGADFIKTSTGKVGTNATPANTLLMLEAVRDFRAQTGVQIGVKPAGGIRTSKDALKFLVLVNETAGEDWLDNHWFRFGASSLLNDLLMQRQKLSTGRYSGPDYVTVD